One window from the genome of Candidatus Eisenbacteria bacterium encodes:
- a CDS encoding MBL fold metallo-hydrolase, with the protein MRRGSLTVLGARGSNPTPGAAFAKYGGHTTSLALPLRETTLLIDAGTGVVPFGARLLGSPEAPRRVDWVFTHFHLDHVVGLPAFAPLYREEFRVSVYLPAERMEDGRRALERIASPPYYPVGWDRMEARITFHPLPERLEIEDVAITHAPLRHPGGALAYRLDGPVGSAVLATDTEHPESGIDEGLLALCSGAGVILYDAQYDAFEYEAHRGWGHSTWEAGARLAEGAGARRLVLVHHNPEREDGGMDRLVQEARRRFAGAEAAREGMTIPVARS; encoded by the coding sequence ATGAGACGCGGGTCGCTGACCGTGCTCGGCGCGCGCGGGAGCAATCCCACGCCGGGCGCGGCCTTCGCGAAGTACGGCGGCCACACCACCTCCCTCGCGCTCCCCCTCCGGGAGACGACGCTCCTCATCGACGCGGGGACAGGCGTCGTCCCCTTCGGCGCCCGGCTGCTCGGGTCCCCCGAGGCTCCGCGCCGGGTGGATTGGGTCTTCACCCATTTCCATCTCGACCACGTCGTCGGCCTCCCCGCCTTCGCGCCGCTTTATCGCGAGGAATTTCGGGTGAGCGTTTATCTCCCCGCTGAGCGGATGGAGGACGGAAGGCGGGCGCTGGAGAGAATCGCTTCACCGCCGTACTATCCCGTCGGCTGGGACCGCATGGAGGCGCGGATCACCTTTCACCCATTGCCGGAACGACTCGAGATCGAAGACGTGGCGATCACCCACGCGCCTCTCCGGCATCCGGGCGGAGCCCTCGCCTATCGCTTGGACGGGCCGGTGGGGAGCGCCGTCCTCGCCACCGACACCGAGCATCCGGAATCGGGGATCGACGAGGGGCTTCTGGCGCTCTGTTCCGGCGCGGGCGTGATCCTGTATGATGCGCAGTACGACGCCTTCGAGTATGAAGCCCACCGAGGCTGGGGGCACAGCACGTGGGAAGCGGGGGCGCGCCTCGCCGAGGGGGCGGGCGCGCGGCGGCTCGTTCTGGTCCATCACAATCCGGAAAGGGAAGACGGCGGCATGGACCGGCTCGTTCAGGAGGCGCGCCGGCGGTTCGCCGGGGCGGAGGCGGCGCGGGAGGGGATGACGATCCCCGTCGCTCGATCGTAA
- a CDS encoding M48 family metalloprotease has protein sequence MRRTVFIGFLAVVGAAALLIAGCTATDLGKIGTSIAANQGYISDDQKGAIDRTGEAFRKSFEELTEEEEYYIGRAVAATLLGRYPLYKNDEVTGYVNRVGRAVALYSSRPEIYGGWHFAVLDVDEVNAFAAPGGTILITRGMLAILPDEDALACVLAHEVGHVAGRHGLAAIQKSRLIDAFAILGREAGTAWNKEELVKLTDLFDGAVGDVVRTLVERGYSRSQEKEADRMAVEFASAVGYRADGITRFLERMDESGSGGAGMFATHPPAKDRIRDVEPVVKSRLAEGTDPSARTERFKRSTRSIG, from the coding sequence ATGAGAAGGACGGTCTTCATCGGATTTCTCGCGGTGGTCGGGGCGGCCGCGTTGCTGATCGCCGGTTGCACCGCCACCGATCTCGGCAAGATCGGCACGAGCATCGCGGCGAATCAGGGTTACATCTCCGACGACCAGAAGGGAGCGATCGACCGGACCGGCGAGGCGTTCCGGAAGAGCTTCGAGGAACTGACCGAGGAGGAGGAGTATTACATCGGCCGCGCCGTCGCGGCGACGCTCCTCGGCCGTTATCCCCTCTATAAGAACGACGAGGTGACCGGCTACGTGAACCGTGTCGGCCGAGCGGTGGCGCTCTACTCGAGTCGCCCCGAGATCTACGGCGGCTGGCATTTCGCCGTGCTCGACGTGGACGAGGTGAACGCCTTCGCCGCGCCGGGGGGAACGATCCTGATCACGCGGGGGATGCTCGCCATCCTCCCGGACGAGGACGCGCTCGCCTGCGTGCTCGCCCACGAGGTGGGTCACGTCGCCGGCCGCCACGGCCTCGCGGCGATCCAGAAGAGCCGTCTCATCGACGCCTTCGCCATCCTCGGTCGCGAGGCGGGGACCGCCTGGAACAAGGAGGAGTTGGTGAAGCTCACCGACCTGTTCGACGGCGCCGTGGGGGACGTGGTGCGGACCTTGGTGGAGCGTGGTTACAGCAGGAGTCAGGAGAAAGAGGCGGACCGCATGGCGGTGGAGTTCGCCTCCGCCGTCGGTTATCGCGCCGACGGCATTACCCGGTTCCTGGAGCGGATGGATGAATCCGGCTCCGGCGGCGCCGGTATGTTCGCCACACACCCGCCGGCGAAGGACCGGATCCGGGACGTGGAGCCCGTCGTGAAGAGCCGCTTGGCCGAGGGGACCGACCCGTCGGCGCGGACGGAGCGCTTCAAGCGGAGCACCCGGTCGATCGGATAG
- a CDS encoding adenylate/guanylate cyclase domain-containing protein produces the protein MRRIGLGAMIGAAAGLVAFLLSLAGALDTLEWKTLDWRLARLAGPGRVAERIAILLVDQKSLDHMAAEEDLPWPWPRSLYAPVIEYCRDAEARAVVFDLLFTEPSVYGEGDDAELGASVAGGGVILPFLAHAGDEGAPPPARFRPAPEGDGTVPAVPFLSATLPVESIRDGAAGLGNVLFLPDRDGVFRGVPAVFRSGGGAEALALPFAVWSVTEGTPVRADGGRLFLGDRTVPLDGEGRMLVRFRGPAGTIPSYSIASAIQSWVREREGGEISLPKELLRGRIVFIGSSAPGLLDLRPTPMSRVYPGVELHATVLDNLLAGDFLLRTPRWIEALRCVLAAALLGFLVGRARSPWRGALLLPLFVAVLAGAPLLFFRLGRWVPIVSPVLAVLLAFLAAQTAQYAVEGRRRRFLKHAFRHYLSPQVIEKILENPDRLALGGERKELTLFFSDLAGFTSLSEGLDPERLTALLNRYLSEMTDLIQAEGGTVDKYEGDAIIAFWNAPLDQPDHAARALRAGIGALRRLDEINPELERDAGRPLCMRIGIHTGSVVVGNMGSRERFDYSVIGDAANLASRLEGLGKVFRSPILVSEATWNAAEGAAAGREVGRVRVVGRREPTRVFQAAGPAGGPYLFPWWREGDRSFEEGLRAFEAGDLARAGEIFAALADDPVAGAYVDRIDALSGGALPPGWDGVWEMTSK, from the coding sequence ATGAGGCGGATCGGCCTCGGCGCGATGATCGGGGCGGCGGCGGGTCTCGTCGCGTTTCTGCTCTCCCTCGCCGGGGCGCTCGACACGCTCGAGTGGAAAACGCTGGACTGGCGGCTCGCGCGGCTCGCCGGGCCGGGGCGGGTCGCGGAGCGGATCGCGATCCTCCTCGTGGATCAGAAGAGCCTCGACCACATGGCGGCGGAGGAGGACCTTCCGTGGCCGTGGCCCCGGTCGCTCTACGCCCCGGTGATCGAGTACTGCCGCGACGCGGAGGCGCGTGCGGTCGTCTTCGACCTGCTCTTCACCGAGCCGTCGGTCTACGGCGAGGGGGACGACGCCGAACTGGGAGCCTCGGTAGCCGGCGGCGGGGTGATCCTCCCCTTCCTCGCCCACGCCGGCGACGAGGGTGCGCCGCCTCCCGCGCGTTTCCGGCCGGCGCCGGAGGGGGATGGAACCGTTCCCGCCGTCCCCTTTCTCTCGGCCACGCTTCCGGTCGAATCGATCCGCGACGGAGCGGCGGGCCTCGGCAACGTGCTCTTTCTTCCCGACCGGGACGGCGTTTTTCGCGGCGTACCGGCGGTTTTCCGTTCCGGCGGCGGAGCGGAGGCGCTCGCCCTCCCCTTCGCCGTCTGGTCCGTGACGGAGGGAACGCCGGTCCGCGCGGACGGCGGCCGTCTTTTCCTCGGCGATCGGACCGTCCCCCTGGACGGCGAGGGGCGCATGCTGGTCCGCTTCCGTGGTCCGGCGGGAACGATCCCTTCCTATTCCATCGCGAGCGCGATCCAGTCGTGGGTGCGCGAACGGGAGGGGGGGGAGATCTCGCTCCCGAAAGAGCTGCTCCGGGGGCGGATCGTCTTCATCGGATCGAGCGCGCCGGGGCTCCTGGACCTTCGACCCACGCCGATGAGCCGGGTCTATCCCGGCGTGGAGTTGCACGCCACGGTCCTGGACAACCTTCTCGCCGGAGACTTCCTCCTCCGGACGCCCCGCTGGATCGAAGCGCTCCGTTGCGTTCTCGCGGCGGCGCTGCTCGGCTTCCTCGTCGGGCGCGCGCGGAGCCCCTGGCGGGGCGCCCTTCTCCTGCCGCTCTTCGTCGCGGTGCTCGCCGGCGCCCCCCTTCTCTTCTTCCGTTTGGGCCGGTGGGTGCCGATCGTTTCCCCCGTGCTCGCCGTGCTGCTCGCTTTTCTCGCCGCGCAGACCGCGCAGTACGCCGTCGAGGGCCGCCGCCGCCGTTTCCTGAAACACGCCTTTCGCCATTACTTGAGCCCACAAGTGATCGAGAAGATCCTCGAGAACCCGGACCGCCTCGCCCTGGGGGGCGAACGGAAGGAACTGACCCTCTTCTTCTCCGACCTGGCCGGCTTCACCTCTCTCTCGGAGGGACTCGATCCGGAGCGGCTGACGGCGCTCCTCAATCGTTATCTTTCGGAGATGACCGATCTGATCCAGGCGGAGGGGGGGACGGTGGACAAGTACGAGGGGGACGCGATCATCGCCTTCTGGAACGCGCCTCTCGACCAACCGGACCACGCGGCGCGCGCCCTCCGCGCCGGGATCGGCGCGCTCCGCCGGCTCGATGAGATCAACCCGGAGCTGGAGCGGGACGCGGGAAGGCCGCTTTGCATGCGGATCGGCATTCACACCGGGTCGGTTGTGGTGGGGAACATGGGCTCCCGCGAGCGGTTCGATTACTCCGTGATCGGCGACGCGGCGAACCTCGCCTCCCGGCTCGAGGGGCTCGGCAAGGTGTTTCGCTCGCCGATTCTGGTGAGCGAGGCGACCTGGAACGCGGCGGAGGGAGCGGCGGCGGGGCGTGAAGTGGGGCGGGTGCGCGTGGTGGGGAGGCGCGAACCGACGCGTGTATTCCAGGCGGCGGGCCCGGCCGGAGGGCCTTACCTCTTTCCCTGGTGGCGCGAGGGGGACCGCTCCTTCGAGGAAGGGCTGCGCGCCTTCGAAGCGGGGGACCTCGCGCGGGCCGGAGAAATCTTCGCCGCCCTCGCCGACGACCCGGTCGCCGGCGCCTATGTCGACAGGATCGACGCGCTCTCCGGGGGCGCCTTGCCGCCCGGTTGGGACGGTGTATGGGAAATGACGAGCAAATGA